One Sediminicola sp. YIK13 DNA segment encodes these proteins:
- a CDS encoding DUF4286 family protein translates to MYIYNVTTNIEDSVHDQWVSWMQKTHIPEMLATGKFTQAKMCRVLVEEQMGGSTYSVQYTTDSKNTLTKYYTEDAPVMRQKSLQLFADKMVAFRTELEIIGEF, encoded by the coding sequence ATGTATATTTATAATGTTACCACCAATATTGAGGACTCCGTACACGACCAATGGGTTTCCTGGATGCAAAAAACACATATCCCTGAAATGTTGGCCACAGGAAAATTTACCCAAGCAAAAATGTGCAGGGTCTTGGTAGAAGAGCAAATGGGAGGTTCCACCTATTCCGTTCAATATACCACGGACAGCAAGAATACATTGACAAAATACTACACAGAAGATGCCCCTGTAATGCGACAAAAATCATTACAGCTTTTTGCCGATAAAATGGTGGCTTTTCGCACAGAGCTTGAAATTATAGGTGAATTTTAG
- a CDS encoding gamma-glutamylcyclotransferase family protein translates to MKDTILLFTYGTLQELDIQLELFGRELSGEPDSLNGYRLSDKKIMGRYKVIHETGAPEDRLDGVCYTLTFQELLDTDTYEGEAYKRILVTLASGKKAWVYVENSI, encoded by the coding sequence TTGAAAGATACTATCCTACTATTTACATATGGCACCTTGCAGGAGCTCGACATTCAATTGGAACTATTTGGAAGAGAGCTATCTGGGGAGCCTGACAGCTTAAATGGTTACAGATTGTCCGACAAAAAAATCATGGGCAGATACAAGGTCATCCATGAAACAGGTGCCCCTGAAGACCGCTTAGATGGTGTTTGCTATACCTTGACATTTCAAGAACTTTTAGATACAGACACCTATGAAGGGGAAGCCTACAAAAGAATATTGGTTACCTTAGCATCCGGCAAAAAAGCTTGGGTTTATGTGGAAAATTCCATTTAA
- the rsmA gene encoding 16S rRNA (adenine(1518)-N(6)/adenine(1519)-N(6))-dimethyltransferase RsmA produces MSKKKGKKYSPNFTNHKKDSQKDTGPVKAKKHLGQHFLKDEKIAQDIADTLSFEGYTNVIEIGPGTGVLTKYLLQKDIDLVAMDLDEESIIYLNHSFPLEHNKVMQRKRSFKVLEADFLKYDLSTIFGKEQFAITGNFPYNISTQIVFKMLEMKEQIPEFSGMFQKEVAQRICEKEGSKAYGILSVLAQAYYDAEYLFTVHPQVFDPPPKVQSGVLRLTRKKDLNLDCDEKLLYKVVKTAFNQRRKTLRNSLKTFELSDILKEDAIFDKRPEQLAVADFIALTKKIEHDTI; encoded by the coding sequence ATGTCCAAAAAAAAAGGAAAAAAATACAGTCCTAACTTTACCAACCACAAAAAGGATTCCCAAAAGGACACGGGACCTGTAAAAGCGAAAAAACATCTAGGGCAACACTTTCTTAAAGATGAAAAGATAGCCCAAGATATTGCGGATACCCTTTCTTTCGAAGGGTATACAAACGTAATTGAAATTGGTCCCGGTACCGGGGTACTAACGAAGTACTTACTTCAGAAAGATATTGATCTGGTGGCCATGGACCTGGATGAGGAATCCATCATCTACCTCAATCACAGTTTTCCCTTAGAACACAACAAGGTGATGCAGCGAAAACGCAGTTTTAAGGTATTGGAGGCCGATTTCCTCAAGTACGACCTCTCCACAATTTTTGGAAAAGAGCAATTCGCTATTACGGGCAATTTCCCCTACAACATATCTACCCAGATTGTCTTTAAAATGCTGGAAATGAAGGAACAGATTCCCGAGTTTTCTGGAATGTTCCAAAAAGAGGTGGCCCAACGGATCTGTGAAAAAGAAGGAAGTAAGGCCTATGGTATCCTATCGGTTCTGGCACAGGCGTACTACGATGCAGAATATTTGTTTACAGTGCATCCACAGGTTTTCGATCCCCCACCAAAAGTACAATCGGGAGTACTAAGACTTACCAGAAAAAAAGATCTGAACCTGGATTGTGACGAAAAGCTTTTATACAAAGTGGTAAAAACCGCCTTCAACCAACGTAGAAAGACCCTTCGCAATAGTTTAAAAACCTTTGAGCTATCAGATATTCTAAAAGAAGATGCTATATTTGACAAAAGACCGGAACAGTTGGCTGTGGCCGATTTTATTGCGTTGACAAAGAAGATAGAGCATGATACCATTTAA
- the mgtE gene encoding magnesium transporter encodes MIPFKLTDDLIAEIEQLIEDQKDTQLSSLLEDIHYADIAEIINELNDDEATYLIKLLDSDKTSDILTELDEDIREAILGNLSAKEIAEELDELDTDDAADIVGELPKDMVQRVISELEDKEHAKDIVDLLRYDENSAGGLMAKELVKVNENWNVLTCVKEMRAQAENVTRVHSIYVVDDEEKLKGRLSLKDLLTTSTKTHIKDIYIPKVDYVNVNEKPEEVAKIMSKYDLEAIPVVDEIGRLVGRITIDDIVDVIKEEAEKDYQMAAGISQDVEADDSIWELTKARLPWLFIGMMGGIGAASIINVFQGAFIKFPILLAFIPLMQATAGNVGVQSSAIVVQGLANDSIKGEIWGRLLKELILGLVNGLALAFIFLLISHFGFNTSYMVSFTVGIALVTVIVNAALIGTFIPIFLNKRGIDPAIATGPFITTSNDVLGILIYFSIAKVLLNF; translated from the coding sequence ATGATACCATTTAAGCTAACCGATGACCTTATAGCTGAGATAGAACAGCTGATCGAAGACCAGAAGGATACTCAACTTTCATCCCTTTTGGAGGATATCCATTATGCGGATATTGCTGAGATCATCAACGAGCTTAATGATGATGAGGCCACCTACCTGATCAAATTGCTGGACAGTGATAAGACCTCAGACATTCTAACAGAATTGGACGAGGATATCCGTGAGGCAATTTTAGGCAATCTTTCTGCCAAGGAAATTGCCGAAGAACTCGATGAATTGGATACGGATGATGCCGCGGATATTGTTGGGGAACTTCCCAAGGATATGGTCCAAAGGGTGATTTCTGAACTGGAGGACAAGGAACACGCCAAGGACATTGTAGACCTATTACGCTATGATGAGAATTCAGCTGGGGGACTTATGGCTAAGGAATTGGTCAAGGTCAACGAAAACTGGAACGTTCTTACCTGCGTGAAGGAAATGCGGGCACAGGCGGAAAACGTCACCAGGGTCCACTCCATTTACGTGGTGGACGATGAAGAAAAACTAAAAGGCAGACTTTCCCTTAAAGATCTTTTGACCACGTCAACCAAGACCCATATTAAAGATATATATATTCCAAAGGTCGATTATGTCAACGTCAATGAGAAACCTGAAGAGGTCGCCAAGATCATGTCCAAATACGATTTGGAGGCAATTCCTGTAGTGGACGAAATAGGACGACTCGTTGGTCGGATCACCATTGATGATATTGTGGATGTTATCAAGGAAGAGGCTGAAAAAGATTACCAAATGGCTGCAGGTATCTCCCAAGATGTGGAGGCAGATGACAGTATTTGGGAACTCACAAAAGCACGCTTGCCATGGTTATTCATTGGTATGATGGGCGGTATTGGCGCAGCCAGTATCATTAACGTATTTCAGGGTGCTTTTATAAAATTTCCCATTTTATTGGCCTTTATTCCCCTAATGCAGGCAACTGCAGGTAATGTGGGAGTTCAATCCTCAGCTATCGTAGTCCAAGGTCTCGCCAACGATTCCATAAAAGGAGAAATTTGGGGGCGTCTCTTAAAAGAATTGATATTGGGCTTGGTCAACGGCCTGGCATTGGCATTTATATTTTTACTGATCAGTCATTTTGGGTTCAACACCTCTTATATGGTATCCTTTACCGTGGGCATTGCCCTGGTCACTGTAATCGTCAATGCTGCCTTAATCGGTACGTTTATTCCCATATTTCTAAATAAAAGAGGGATAGACCCCGCCATTGCAACGGGACCGTTTATCACAACCAGCAACGACGTTTTGGGAATACTTATCTATTTTTCCATCGCCAAGGTGCTTTTAAATTTTTAG
- a CDS encoding cupin domain-containing protein encodes MKPINLLKKHAEFTKQWHPHQIAMVDDMQVLLAKLQGEFVWHAHEKEDELFQVLKGTLYVQFRDRTEVVREGEIIVVPKGVEHNPMTKDNEEVQVLLFEKATTAHTGNVTHEKTQTDYPKI; translated from the coding sequence ATGAAACCTATCAATCTACTGAAAAAACACGCAGAATTCACCAAACAATGGCATCCTCATCAGATTGCCATGGTAGATGATATGCAAGTACTTTTGGCCAAGCTACAAGGTGAGTTTGTTTGGCATGCGCATGAAAAGGAAGACGAACTGTTCCAAGTACTCAAAGGCACCTTGTATGTGCAATTTAGAGATAGAACAGAAGTGGTCAGGGAAGGGGAAATCATTGTGGTCCCAAAGGGAGTGGAACACAACCCTATGACCAAAGACAATGAGGAGGTACAAGTACTTCTTTTCGAGAAAGCCACCACAGCGCATACCGGGAATGTAACACACGAAAAGACACAAACAGATTATCCAAAGATTTAA
- a CDS encoding 2-hydroxyacid dehydrogenase, whose product MKVLHLDSNHEILAKGLEELGYSNETDYTSSKEEIEAKISSYDGIIIRSRFTIDQTFLDKATNLKFIGRVGAGLENIDVEYAKHKEIYLASAPEGNKNAVGEHTLGMLLALFNKLNKADLEVRKGIWDREGNRGVELDGKTVGIVGYGNMGKAFAKKLSGFDVEVICYDILGGVGDKNARQVGIMELRQRADIISLHTPQTPLTMGMINSEFINGFYKPIWFLNTARGKSVVTQDLVAALKSGKILGAGLDVLEYEKSSFEQLFTKDMPAAFEYLIKAENVLLSPHVAGWTVESKEKLAQTIVDKIKKQFS is encoded by the coding sequence ATGAAAGTTCTCCATTTAGATAGCAACCACGAGATTTTGGCGAAAGGCCTAGAAGAATTAGGGTACTCAAACGAAACCGACTACACCTCCAGCAAGGAGGAGATAGAGGCAAAAATAAGTTCCTATGATGGCATTATCATAAGGAGTAGGTTTACCATTGACCAAACCTTTTTAGATAAGGCCACCAATTTAAAATTTATAGGTCGCGTTGGAGCAGGCTTGGAAAATATAGATGTGGAATATGCCAAACATAAAGAGATCTATCTTGCCTCCGCCCCCGAGGGAAATAAGAATGCTGTTGGCGAACATACCTTGGGTATGCTGTTGGCGCTTTTCAACAAATTAAATAAGGCCGATTTGGAAGTCCGTAAAGGCATTTGGGACAGGGAGGGTAACCGAGGTGTTGAATTGGATGGTAAAACTGTGGGCATCGTTGGTTATGGAAATATGGGAAAGGCTTTTGCCAAAAAACTCTCTGGCTTTGATGTGGAGGTCATCTGTTACGATATTCTAGGAGGCGTGGGAGATAAAAATGCCAGGCAGGTGGGGATTATGGAACTGCGTCAGCGAGCTGATATAATAAGTTTGCATACGCCTCAAACACCATTGACCATGGGCATGATCAACTCGGAGTTTATCAATGGGTTCTATAAGCCTATTTGGTTTTTGAATACGGCCAGGGGTAAAAGTGTCGTTACACAAGATTTGGTCGCTGCACTCAAATCCGGAAAAATACTAGGAGCAGGTCTAGATGTCCTTGAATATGAGAAATCGTCCTTTGAACAGCTCTTTACCAAGGATATGCCGGCAGCCTTTGAATACCTTATCAAGGCCGAAAATGTTTTGCTGAGCCCCCATGTTGCTGGTTGGACAGTAGAAAGCAAGGAAAAACTGGCTCAAACCATAGTAGATAAGATAAAGAAACAATTTAGCTAG
- a CDS encoding DUF2911 domain-containing protein, translated as MKSQFIKINKLKSVGLLILISFWHLGTIGQIAMPAPSPTFEIKGPVGFSEVKVVYSRPSAKGRQVAGNLIPYNEVWRTGANASTKISFSEDVKLNGNAVPAGEYALYTIFTEETATIILSKNLSWWGALGYDPKEDQLRFEVPVKHPSSHYETFTISFSDFTTNSANLNLKWEHTKAMFSIESDVEGKVMEDIRTQLIDGIPENTVSYFYGASYYYDTDRDPKLALQWIDKAIDGSEEEQYWVYHVKAKILAKMGDKKSAIETAEKSMELARIGKNMDYVRLNEKLIQSLK; from the coding sequence ATGAAATCACAATTCATAAAAATCAACAAACTAAAAAGTGTTGGGCTTTTAATCCTAATCTCATTTTGGCATCTGGGAACTATTGGACAAATTGCGATGCCTGCCCCCAGCCCAACCTTTGAAATAAAAGGTCCGGTCGGCTTTTCTGAGGTGAAGGTGGTTTATTCCAGACCTAGTGCCAAAGGAAGACAAGTAGCGGGAAACCTTATCCCCTATAACGAAGTCTGGCGAACGGGTGCCAATGCTTCCACCAAAATAAGTTTCAGTGAAGATGTAAAACTCAATGGCAATGCTGTACCTGCAGGGGAATATGCCTTGTACACCATTTTCACAGAAGAGACAGCAACGATAATATTAAGTAAGAACCTCAGCTGGTGGGGAGCCCTGGGCTATGATCCCAAAGAAGACCAACTTCGATTTGAGGTACCTGTAAAACATCCCAGCAGCCACTACGAAACCTTTACCATAAGCTTTTCGGACTTCACCACCAATTCGGCGAACCTCAATCTGAAATGGGAACACACCAAAGCTATGTTCAGCATAGAATCGGATGTTGAAGGCAAGGTCATGGAAGATATCAGAACCCAATTAATAGATGGCATCCCAGAAAATACAGTGAGCTACTTTTATGGAGCCTCCTATTATTACGACACGGACAGAGACCCAAAACTGGCCCTACAATGGATAGACAAGGCCATTGATGGAAGCGAGGAAGAGCAGTATTGGGTATACCATGTGAAAGCCAAAATATTGGCAAAGATGGGTGACAAAAAAAGCGCCATAGAGACCGCTGAGAAATCCATGGAATTGGCACGAATTGGAAAAAACATGGATTATGTAAGGCTGAACGAAAAACTGATTCAATCTCTAAAATAG
- a CDS encoding VOC family protein, with product MKKRVTGLGGFFFKTKDPDGIKKWYNTHLGLNTDQYGCTFWWKDKKGKDCSTQWSPMKEDTKYFEPSKKQFMMNFRVENLVELLEVLKKEGVTIVGEIEEYEYGKFGWILDPEGNKLELWEPVDKAFL from the coding sequence ATGAAAAAAAGAGTTACAGGTCTAGGAGGCTTTTTCTTTAAAACTAAAGATCCAGATGGCATCAAAAAATGGTACAACACCCATTTGGGCCTAAATACGGATCAATATGGATGTACCTTTTGGTGGAAGGATAAGAAAGGGAAAGATTGTTCTACCCAGTGGAGTCCGATGAAGGAGGACACCAAATATTTCGAGCCCAGCAAAAAACAATTTATGATGAATTTTAGGGTAGAAAATCTCGTAGAGCTATTGGAGGTCTTGAAAAAGGAGGGGGTCACCATTGTAGGTGAAATAGAAGAATATGAATATGGTAAGTTCGGGTGGATCCTAGACCCGGAAGGCAATAAATTGGAACTATGGGAGCCCGTAGATAAAGCATTTCTTTGA
- a CDS encoding TM2 domain-containing protein: MSEENQDLGDKAKKSMEDAKKAAKKTGETAKKKVTKAKSKTTKSADAAKKTAKATGAKAEKKTSKIKEEAKEAFDDAKKKAEDVKKEAKETAKEFKQGAKETFEEAKKSAEDFKEEAKESTHEFKEGAKKTAHEFSEGLKSAGGENKKILAGILAIIFGHLGIHKFILGYQKEGIILLVISIFGYATTCLFFGSFIILATWIVGIIEGIIYLTKTDEDFYNTYQVGRKPWF; encoded by the coding sequence ATGTCAGAAGAAAACCAAGATCTAGGGGATAAGGCCAAAAAATCCATGGAGGATGCCAAAAAGGCTGCCAAAAAAACTGGAGAAACAGCTAAAAAGAAAGTAACAAAAGCTAAAAGCAAAACAACAAAATCTGCCGATGCCGCTAAAAAAACAGCTAAGGCCACTGGAGCCAAAGCAGAAAAAAAGACTTCCAAGATAAAGGAAGAGGCGAAGGAAGCTTTTGACGATGCCAAAAAAAAGGCCGAGGACGTAAAAAAGGAAGCCAAGGAAACAGCAAAGGAATTTAAGCAGGGTGCTAAAGAGACTTTTGAGGAGGCCAAAAAGTCTGCTGAGGATTTCAAAGAAGAGGCAAAGGAAAGCACACATGAATTTAAGGAAGGGGCCAAAAAAACTGCCCACGAATTTTCCGAGGGCCTAAAGAGTGCCGGAGGGGAGAATAAAAAAATATTGGCAGGTATTTTAGCTATTATTTTTGGTCATTTAGGTATTCATAAATTCATTTTAGGATATCAAAAAGAAGGAATTATTCTTTTGGTGATTTCGATATTTGGATATGCAACAACATGCTTGTTCTTCGGAAGTTTTATAATTTTGGCAACGTGGATAGTTGGAATCATAGAAGGAATTATCTACCTGACAAAGACAGATGAAGATTTCTATAACACCTACCAAGTAGGCCGTAAACCCTGGTTTTAA
- a CDS encoding ArsR/SmtB family transcription factor, protein MGTTKTQIFTTAQNELATIFKVLSNPARIAIIQYISRQQSCICNDIVEEIGLAQPTISQHLKELKSIGLLKGEVEGKTVCYCIDLNKWNEIQSQLNSFFNTTQANCC, encoded by the coding sequence ATGGGTACAACAAAGACTCAGATATTCACTACGGCTCAAAATGAGTTGGCCACTATTTTTAAAGTATTGTCCAACCCGGCACGTATAGCCATTATTCAATATATCAGCCGACAACAATCATGTATCTGTAATGATATTGTGGAAGAAATTGGTTTGGCACAACCCACCATTTCCCAACACCTTAAGGAGCTTAAGAGCATCGGGCTATTAAAGGGGGAAGTAGAGGGGAAAACGGTATGCTACTGCATCGATTTGAACAAATGGAACGAAATCCAATCACAACTAAACAGTTTTTTTAATACCACGCAGGCCAACTGCTGTTAA